A stretch of Sulfurimonas xiamenensis DNA encodes these proteins:
- a CDS encoding GMC family oxidoreductase, with translation MMYDICIIGSGAGGSPVAYELSRAGFSVVVLEKGKEYKEEDFNKDELAVSRREFFTPDLKDEQHVIYELDESKERRKYLGSEYQWSFWNGSMVGGSSNLMSGYFHRMKPNDFKLLSAYGEIDGANIVDWPLSYEELEPYYEKVERIVGVSGEVILHSFLEPRSTSCFPYTKLEENGVAKWFDAACKSLNFESIPTPRAIIPHAALKRNGCSYSNFCGSYGCATGAKGSARAALLQKCNARVIAEAFVYKLESDATKVTKAHYYDNDMKTHEISAKIFVLAAQAIESSRLLLNSKNRFFPYGLANNNHQVGKNLIFSGGGAGEGRFRFETLTNEQQKELMEVGLFFNRSLQQWYEYKKSSKKIKGGTIDFLFEHQNLVTRIKRAFYDEVGKILWGKALEQKIYKELTTSRVLNFEVFNDWLPTDECFVGIEEDVKDKYGIPVGAIHLYSHPHDREVGNDLAKKAVQVLEKMGASEISYSISSAPPPNLVAGGCRFGENPQTSVLDKSCKAHALENLYVTDASFMPTGGSVPYTWTIYANAFRVADILRKRLES, from the coding sequence ATGATGTACGATATTTGTATCATCGGAAGTGGCGCTGGTGGCTCGCCTGTCGCTTATGAGCTGAGTCGTGCAGGCTTTAGTGTAGTTGTGCTTGAAAAAGGAAAAGAGTACAAAGAAGAAGATTTTAACAAAGATGAGCTGGCAGTTTCGCGGCGTGAGTTTTTTACGCCCGACCTTAAAGATGAGCAACATGTTATCTATGAACTAGATGAAAGTAAAGAGCGCAGAAAATATTTAGGAAGTGAGTACCAATGGAGTTTTTGGAACGGCTCTATGGTGGGAGGTTCCTCAAATCTTATGAGCGGTTATTTCCACCGTATGAAGCCAAATGACTTTAAGCTTCTCTCGGCTTATGGAGAGATAGATGGCGCAAATATAGTGGATTGGCCTCTCTCTTATGAAGAGCTGGAACCATACTATGAAAAAGTTGAGCGCATAGTCGGTGTTAGCGGGGAGGTGATTTTGCACTCTTTTTTAGAGCCAAGAAGCACCTCTTGTTTTCCTTATACAAAACTTGAAGAAAACGGAGTTGCAAAGTGGTTTGATGCTGCATGTAAATCTCTTAACTTTGAGAGCATTCCGACTCCGCGGGCAATAATTCCACATGCGGCACTAAAGCGAAACGGATGCTCTTACTCAAACTTTTGCGGGAGTTACGGATGTGCTACGGGCGCGAAAGGGAGTGCCAGAGCCGCACTTCTTCAAAAGTGTAATGCGAGAGTTATTGCCGAAGCGTTTGTCTATAAGCTTGAGAGTGATGCAACAAAGGTTACAAAAGCACATTACTATGATAACGACATGAAGACGCATGAAATTAGTGCAAAAATCTTTGTTTTAGCCGCACAAGCAATAGAGAGCTCACGATTGCTCTTAAACTCAAAAAATCGCTTTTTTCCTTACGGTTTGGCAAATAACAATCATCAAGTAGGAAAAAATCTTATTTTCTCAGGCGGAGGAGCAGGGGAAGGGCGATTTCGTTTTGAAACGCTTACGAACGAACAGCAAAAAGAGCTTATGGAGGTCGGTCTTTTCTTTAACCGCTCCCTGCAGCAGTGGTATGAGTATAAAAAGAGCAGTAAAAAGATTAAAGGCGGAACTATAGACTTTTTGTTTGAGCATCAAAATTTAGTTACCCGCATAAAAAGAGCTTTTTATGATGAAGTGGGAAAAATTCTTTGGGGTAAGGCTCTTGAACAAAAAATTTATAAAGAGCTTACGACTTCAAGAGTTTTGAATTTTGAAGTTTTTAATGATTGGCTTCCTACGGATGAGTGTTTTGTGGGCATCGAAGAAGATGTAAAAGATAAGTATGGCATCCCCGTGGGCGCAATACATCTCTACAGCCATCCTCATGATAGAGAAGTCGGTAATGACTTGGCAAAAAAAGCTGTGCAGGTGTTGGAAAAAATGGGAGCCTCTGAGATAAGCTACTCCATCTCCTCTGCGCCTCCGCCAAATCTTGTGGCAGGAGGCTGCAGATTTGGAGAGAATCCTCAAACATCCGTACTTGATAAAAGCTGCAAAGCGCATGCACTAGAGAACCTTTATGTAACAGATGCGAGTTTTATGCCCACGGGAGGAAGCGTGCCTTATACATGGACTATCTATGCGAACGCTTTTCGTGTAGCAGATATTTTACGCAAAAGATTGGAGTCTTAA
- a CDS encoding ArsS family sensor histidine kinase produces the protein MRQHAVLITILFTFTVTLVSVSVVFWEFFQQNKQRYINNIFTKHTAIIQIYQEHQQKQNPQIMLEANLAIYGFVLKKDKEIVEIILKNAKILKKKNFQSVDASLMFSQQGFYTKKVITDLTTSMLEFNKKIYFYIQNPSSSILILDEELKPYKYWPVAYSYMIIILIITSSFVLILQRLRPLIRLRKKIALYGNGDMNISFKTRGHDEISLISNELEAAREKINIILESRTLFLRNIMHELKTPIAKGTIATQMLESQKQRDRFSSIFGRLESLVNEFALIEEVTSLGDKTDFAEYRLIDIIDGAIDMAMVDEKNVTVNNVEATHKISANYRLYTTAIKNMIDNGIKYSTDNHVKILIKNGELCFESKGECIAHPLQYYIEPFTKDNPAKNSFGLGLYLVDSILKVHNQVLAHEYENGINRFIFA, from the coding sequence ATGCGTCAACATGCTGTTTTAATAACTATTTTATTTACATTTACAGTTACATTAGTGAGTGTAAGTGTGGTTTTTTGGGAATTTTTTCAACAAAATAAACAGCGTTATATAAACAATATTTTTACAAAACATACAGCTATCATTCAGATATATCAAGAACATCAACAAAAACAAAATCCGCAGATTATGCTTGAAGCAAATTTGGCAATATACGGCTTTGTTTTGAAAAAAGACAAAGAGATAGTAGAAATTATTTTAAAAAATGCAAAAATTTTAAAGAAAAAAAATTTTCAAAGTGTCGATGCTTCTTTAATGTTTTCACAACAAGGTTTTTATACTAAAAAAGTTATAACTGACTTAACAACTAGTATGTTGGAGTTTAATAAAAAAATATATTTTTATATCCAAAATCCGTCATCTTCAATACTAATTCTTGATGAAGAGTTAAAACCCTACAAATATTGGCCCGTTGCATATTCTTATATGATAATTATTTTAATAATCACATCATCATTTGTTTTGATACTTCAAAGATTGCGTCCGCTTATTAGACTTAGAAAAAAAATTGCGCTTTATGGAAATGGAGATATGAATATATCTTTTAAAACAAGAGGACATGATGAAATTTCATTAATTTCAAATGAACTAGAAGCAGCAAGAGAAAAAATAAATATTATTTTAGAATCAAGAACACTCTTCTTGCGAAATATAATGCATGAGTTAAAAACACCTATTGCAAAAGGCACAATTGCAACACAAATGCTTGAATCTCAAAAACAAAGAGATAGATTTAGTTCTATTTTTGGTCGTTTAGAGTCTTTGGTAAATGAATTTGCTCTTATAGAAGAGGTAACAAGTCTCGGAGATAAAACAGATTTTGCAGAGTATCGTTTGATAGATATAATTGATGGTGCTATTGATATGGCTATGGTTGATGAAAAAAATGTTACTGTAAATAATGTTGAAGCAACCCATAAAATCAGTGCAAATTATAGACTATACACTACAGCTATTAAAAATATGATTGACAATGGGATAAAATACTCAACAGACAACCATGTAAAGATTTTGATAAAAAACGGTGAGCTCTGTTTTGAGAGCAAAGGAGAGTGTATCGCACACCCTTTACAATACTATATAGAACCTTTTACTAAAGACAATCCGGCGAAAAATAGTTTTGGGCTCGGTTTGTATCTGGTCGATTCTATTTTAAAAGTTCATAATCAGGTGCTTGCGCATGAATATGAAAATGGTATAAATCGTTTTATTTTTGCATAA
- a CDS encoding phosphoglycerate kinase: MELLNIKNLDLAGKKVFIRCDFNVPMDEFGNISDDRRIRSALATINYCLDQKCAVVLGSHLGRPDGQVVAKYSLVPVARRVHHLLKREVLLAKDVVGEDALSKASKLQSGEVLLLENLRYEAGETKNDIEFSKKLASMADFYVNDAFGVSHRAHASVEGITHFFDSKHKAAGFLLQKEIEFFGKLIQNPVRPFAAIVGGSKVSGKLEALVNLLPRVDKMLIGGGMAFTFLKKLGYDIGASLVEDDLLEDAGHIMEEAKKLGVKFYIPVDVVAAEKFAEDSIIKITSSQEIPKGWMGLDIGPATVKLYKEVLGDVQTVLWNGPMGVYEMDKFSRGSNEIAHFVADSYATTVVGGGDTADLVQRIGVDDEMTFISTGGGASLELLEGKVLPGVKSLFTQED, encoded by the coding sequence TTGGAACTTTTAAATATTAAAAATTTAGATTTAGCCGGAAAAAAAGTTTTTATCAGATGTGATTTTAATGTACCGATGGATGAGTTTGGAAATATATCAGACGACCGCCGCATCCGTTCTGCTCTTGCTACTATAAACTACTGTCTTGACCAAAAGTGTGCAGTTGTGCTCGGCTCTCATCTTGGGCGTCCTGATGGTCAGGTAGTTGCAAAATATTCGCTTGTTCCTGTTGCTAGAAGAGTGCATCATCTTTTAAAGAGAGAAGTTCTTTTAGCAAAAGATGTGGTTGGTGAAGATGCGCTTTCAAAGGCATCTAAGCTGCAATCGGGAGAAGTTTTGCTTTTAGAGAACCTTCGTTATGAAGCGGGTGAAACAAAAAATGATATAGAATTTTCTAAAAAATTGGCTTCAATGGCAGATTTTTATGTTAATGATGCTTTTGGAGTAAGTCATCGTGCGCATGCTTCAGTCGAGGGAATTACACACTTTTTTGATTCTAAACATAAAGCAGCAGGATTTTTACTTCAAAAAGAGATAGAGTTCTTTGGCAAGCTTATTCAAAATCCTGTTCGTCCTTTTGCTGCTATTGTAGGAGGTTCAAAGGTTTCAGGTAAACTTGAAGCATTAGTAAATCTTCTGCCAAGAGTAGACAAGATGCTTATCGGCGGCGGTATGGCTTTTACATTTTTAAAAAAACTGGGATATGATATAGGGGCTTCGCTTGTTGAGGATGATCTGCTTGAAGATGCTGGACACATCATGGAAGAGGCGAAAAAACTCGGTGTTAAATTTTATATTCCTGTTGATGTTGTTGCAGCAGAAAAATTTGCTGAGGACTCGATCATCAAGATAACATCATCTCAGGAGATTCCAAAAGGTTGGATGGGGCTTGATATTGGACCTGCAACCGTAAAGCTTTACAAAGAGGTTCTAGGTGATGTCCAAACTGTTTTATGGAATGGACCAATGGGCGTTTATGAGATGGATAAATTTTCAAGAGGCTCAAATGAGATAGCTCATTTTGTAGCAGACAGTTATGCAACAACTGTTGTAGGCGGCGGCGATACGGCTGATTTGGTTCAAAGAATCGGCGTAGATGATGAGATGACTTTTATATCTACAGGCGGCGGCGCATCATTGGAGTTGTTAGAAGGCAAAGTTTTACCGGGTGTAAAATCTTTATTTACTCAAGAGGATTAA
- a CDS encoding triose-phosphate isomerase: MIIAANLKTNLTRIKTTKYINEVESFLKKNNISQEVLVFPATSSLNLHSGSVVVGAQNAYPTINGAFTGEIGYEQLEEFNIKTILIGHSERRHLLGEAQEKLVEKFNFYKNLGFKIIFCVGEPIEVREEGFESMMEYISKQYEGIDTLYENLVIAYEPVWAIGTGLTPTSEDIVAIHQELKKKSQAPLLYGGSVKVTNAAEVLALEGVDGILVGSAALYAEHFCTMCQYAQELNK; this comes from the coding sequence ATGATAATTGCAGCAAATTTAAAAACAAATCTTACGAGAATAAAAACTACCAAATACATAAATGAAGTAGAGAGTTTTTTGAAAAAAAACAATATATCGCAAGAAGTTTTAGTTTTTCCTGCAACTTCTAGTTTAAATTTGCATTCAGGCAGTGTAGTTGTTGGTGCTCAAAATGCATATCCTACAATAAATGGGGCATTTACAGGTGAAATCGGATATGAACAATTAGAAGAGTTTAATATAAAAACTATTTTGATTGGTCATAGTGAAAGAAGACATCTTTTAGGTGAAGCACAAGAGAAGCTTGTTGAAAAATTTAACTTTTATAAAAATCTTGGTTTTAAGATTATTTTTTGTGTAGGAGAGCCGATTGAAGTAAGAGAAGAGGGATTTGAGAGCATGATGGAGTACATCTCAAAGCAATATGAAGGCATAGATACTTTATATGAAAATTTGGTTATAGCTTATGAGCCTGTTTGGGCAATTGGAACCGGACTTACTCCAACATCTGAAGATATAGTGGCTATACATCAAGAATTAAAGAAAAAATCTCAAGCGCCTCTTCTTTATGGAGGAAGCGTTAAAGTTACAAATGCTGCAGAAGTTTTAGCTCTTGAAGGTGTTGATGGAATTTTAGTAGGCAGTGCTGCGCTTTATGCGGAGCATTTTTGTACAATGTGCCAGTATGCACAAGAATTAAACAAATAA
- the feoB gene encoding ferrous iron transport protein B, with protein sequence MSKDMKVCPLTAKHIRVALVGQPNVGKSMLINSISNAKLHVGNFTGVTVEKSEVLFDYKDYHFTIVDLPGTYAFTDYTIEERVTHDYLCAESYDLIINVVDSTNLEKNLQLTSELMSMNKNIVIALNMSDEALKEGIEIDNEFMSQLLGIPCVKVSAVTKEGIADLLEALIVQHEAPKHDTKLVFSEAVEEEISAIVEYLKKHKYDAANSYRNVAINLLKNNKKTYIKIHDNPIWTELQPILIEASKHIELHHNSDDIREAFAEEYASFNKGVVAEVLKQEKEPYKKTVTDKIDSLLIHQFFGIPIFLFFMWALFQLTFEIGSIPMEWIDGFFGWFGDAVGATIANDAVRSLVVDGIIAGVGAVVLFVPNIAILFMGIALLESTGYMSRVAFLLDGFFHKFGLHGQSFIPLVTGFGCSIPAYMSARILKNDRDRLLTLFIIGFMSCGARLPVYVLFAGAFFSESMAGNVLFGIYITGAMLGLFAAKILKMTAFKGVDEPFVMEMPKYRLPSLKLIWHTVVTKTLMYLKKAGTFIAAASILIWFLSNYPHNAELEETYALKIENAINKEEKQHFSNKFLEENLEQSYLGQIGKFSEPVFAPLGFDWKLSVALQTGLAAKEVVVSTLGVLYALGADVDEESRSLKDIISKNISFPSAVAFIVVVMIYLPCLAASVVFTREAGGIKYFFYLLAFTSLVAYSLAFIAFNVTSMIQG encoded by the coding sequence ATGAGTAAAGATATGAAGGTTTGTCCTTTAACGGCAAAACATATAAGGGTTGCATTGGTCGGTCAGCCAAATGTCGGTAAAAGTATGCTTATCAATTCTATATCAAATGCAAAGCTGCATGTGGGGAATTTTACCGGTGTGACAGTTGAAAAATCAGAAGTTCTTTTTGATTATAAGGATTATCACTTTACTATTGTAGACCTTCCAGGAACATATGCATTTACAGATTATACAATAGAAGAGCGTGTTACTCATGACTATCTTTGTGCAGAGAGTTATGATTTAATAATAAATGTAGTAGATTCTACAAATTTGGAAAAAAATCTTCAACTGACTTCTGAACTTATGAGCATGAATAAAAATATAGTTATTGCGCTTAATATGAGTGATGAAGCTCTAAAAGAGGGGATTGAAATAGATAATGAATTTATGTCTCAGCTTTTAGGCATACCATGTGTAAAAGTTTCAGCTGTAACAAAAGAGGGAATCGCTGATCTTCTCGAAGCTCTTATTGTACAGCATGAAGCACCAAAACATGATACAAAACTTGTTTTTAGCGAAGCAGTTGAGGAGGAGATATCTGCTATAGTTGAGTATTTAAAAAAACATAAGTACGATGCCGCGAATTCTTATAGAAATGTTGCAATTAATCTTTTAAAAAACAATAAAAAAACATATATAAAAATTCATGACAACCCAATTTGGACAGAACTTCAGCCTATTTTGATAGAAGCATCCAAGCATATAGAGCTGCATCATAACAGCGATGATATAAGAGAAGCTTTTGCCGAGGAGTATGCTTCGTTTAACAAAGGGGTAGTTGCTGAGGTTTTAAAACAAGAAAAAGAGCCTTATAAAAAAACTGTTACTGATAAAATCGACTCTTTGTTAATACATCAATTTTTTGGAATTCCAATATTTTTATTTTTTATGTGGGCTCTTTTTCAGCTTACATTTGAAATCGGCTCTATTCCTATGGAGTGGATTGACGGCTTTTTTGGATGGTTTGGAGATGCAGTAGGTGCTACAATAGCCAATGATGCTGTTCGATCTCTTGTCGTTGATGGTATTATTGCGGGTGTAGGTGCCGTTGTGCTGTTTGTTCCAAATATTGCTATTCTTTTTATGGGAATTGCACTTTTAGAGAGTACAGGTTATATGTCAAGAGTTGCGTTTTTGCTTGATGGATTTTTCCATAAATTCGGCCTTCACGGGCAGTCATTTATACCGCTTGTAACTGGTTTTGGCTGTTCCATACCTGCTTATATGAGTGCAAGAATTTTAAAAAATGACCGAGACAGACTTTTAACGCTCTTTATCATTGGATTTATGAGCTGCGGTGCCAGACTTCCTGTGTATGTGCTTTTTGCAGGTGCATTTTTTTCCGAATCAATGGCTGGAAATGTTCTTTTTGGAATTTATATTACTGGAGCTATGCTAGGGCTTTTTGCTGCAAAAATATTAAAAATGACAGCATTTAAAGGTGTAGATGAACCTTTTGTTATGGAGATGCCAAAATACAGATTGCCTTCGCTTAAGCTGATTTGGCATACAGTTGTCACAAAAACATTGATGTACTTGAAAAAAGCAGGTACTTTTATTGCTGCAGCTTCTATCCTTATATGGTTTTTAAGTAATTATCCTCACAATGCAGAGCTTGAAGAGACATATGCTTTAAAAATTGAAAATGCTATCAATAAAGAAGAAAAACAGCATTTTAGTAATAAATTTTTAGAAGAAAATTTAGAACAGAGTTATTTAGGACAAATCGGTAAATTTTCAGAGCCTGTTTTTGCTCCACTTGGATTTGATTGGAAGTTGAGTGTAGCGCTTCAAACAGGGCTTGCTGCAAAAGAGGTTGTTGTTTCAACTCTTGGAGTTTTGTATGCTTTAGGCGCTGATGTGGATGAAGAGAGCAGATCGTTAAAAGATATCATTTCTAAAAATATCTCTTTTCCATCTGCGGTCGCATTTATTGTTGTGGTTATGATATATTTGCCGTGTTTAGCAGCTTCAGTTGTATTTACTCGTGAAGCTGGAGGAATAAAATACTTTTTTTACCTTTTGGCTTTTACATCTTTAGTAGCTTATTCACTCGCTTTTATCGCATTTAATGTCACTTCCATGATACAAGGATAA
- the nadD gene encoding nicotinate (nicotinamide) nucleotide adenylyltransferase — protein sequence METIALFGGSFDPPHIGHEAIVKALINFKDIDKVVIMPTYLNPFKSKFYAPASLRVEWLKEIFSEYENVEISEYEVSQKRPVSTIESVKHLLESYKKIYLVIGADNLASLEKWNRYDELKELVTFIVVPRDNIEIPKQFLIVEVDKKISSTNLRECIEISKLPKKCAKEIYNFYKENYCKTE from the coding sequence ATGGAAACAATCGCACTTTTTGGCGGCTCTTTTGACCCGCCGCATATCGGTCATGAGGCAATAGTTAAGGCTTTGATAAACTTCAAAGATATTGACAAAGTTGTCATAATGCCTACATATCTAAATCCGTTTAAGTCAAAATTTTATGCTCCTGCTTCTCTTAGAGTGGAGTGGCTAAAAGAGATTTTTAGCGAGTATGAAAATGTGGAAATTTCAGAGTATGAAGTTTCACAAAAGAGACCGGTATCAACAATCGAGAGTGTAAAGCATCTTTTAGAGAGTTATAAAAAAATATACCTTGTAATCGGTGCTGACAATCTTGCTTCACTTGAAAAGTGGAATAGATATGATGAACTCAAAGAGTTAGTAACTTTCATAGTGGTTCCAAGAGACAATATTGAAATTCCAAAACAGTTTTTAATAGTGGAAGTTGATAAGAAAATATCATCAACAAATCTTAGAGAGTGTATTGAAATATCAAAACTGCCAAAAAAGTGCGCAAAAGAGATATATAATTTTTACAAGGAAAACTATTGCAAAACAGAATAG
- a CDS encoding HvfA family oxazolone/thioamide-modified RiPP metallophore: MRKLNFLSLVAAVAMVLSISTTTVNAEGMKCGSGKCGNAKNEMNQNGKCGDSKKEMNQNGKCGDSKKEMKCGSGKCGNAKKEMNQNGKCGKGK, translated from the coding sequence ATGAGAAAGTTGAATTTTTTATCATTAGTTGCAGCGGTTGCAATGGTTTTAAGCATTAGTACTACGACGGTTAATGCCGAAGGAATGAAGTGCGGCAGCGGCAAGTGCGGTAATGCAAAAAATGAGATGAATCAAAATGGCAAATGCGGTGATTCAAAAAAAGAGATGAACCAAAATGGCAAGTGCGGTGATTCAAAAAAAGAGATGAAGTGTGGCAGCGGCAAGTGTGGTAATGCAAAAAAAGAGATGAATCAAAACGGCAAGTGCGGTAAAGGAAAATAA
- the rsfS gene encoding ribosome silencing factor, protein MQNRIEKITEVLDKNKAENIEVFDLREKNYFVDYAIIASSLGSRHTMALLDHLKNELKPAEKFINVDESSDWIVVDLGDILIHIMTPEYRVKYDMESFLSSLAEGKEGMPL, encoded by the coding sequence TTGCAAAACAGAATAGAAAAAATAACTGAAGTCTTAGATAAAAACAAAGCAGAAAATATAGAGGTTTTTGATCTTAGAGAGAAAAATTACTTTGTAGATTATGCCATTATCGCATCATCACTCGGCTCAAGACATACGATGGCTCTTTTAGACCACCTAAAAAATGAGCTCAAACCTGCAGAAAAATTTATCAATGTAGATGAGAGCAGTGACTGGATTGTTGTTGATTTGGGAGATATTCTAATCCATATTATGACACCTGAGTACAGAGTAAAATACGATATGGAGAGTTTTTTAAGTTCTCTTGCCGAGGGCAAAGAAGGCATGCCGCTTTAA
- a CDS encoding FeoA family protein produces MSNKTKKLSDCKKACIVKVVKLNGVSELKQRLISFGIMKNAVIEVLGYAPAKSTMEIKVGKMSIALRSKEADLIEVQKYE; encoded by the coding sequence ATGTCTAATAAAACAAAAAAATTAAGTGATTGCAAAAAAGCTTGTATTGTTAAAGTTGTTAAGCTTAATGGTGTTTCAGAGTTGAAACAGAGGCTGATATCTTTTGGAATCATGAAAAATGCTGTTATTGAAGTTTTAGGCTATGCTCCGGCAAAAAGTACTATGGAGATAAAAGTAGGCAAAATGAGCATAGCTCTTCGTTCCAAAGAAGCAGATTTAATAGAGGTGCAAAAATATGAGTAA
- a CDS encoding response regulator transcription factor encodes MKKILMIEDDLELAEILTEYLQQFKFEVVTEDDPFKAVSILKLEPFDLVILDLTLPGMDGLEVCEAIRERQDIPIIISSARSDVTDKVKALELGADDYLPKPYDPRELEARIYSVLRRYEAKSQQKEESKSDFKCDPSSMMISYKGRNIDLTKAEFGILSYMISKQGLVVSREDLIHNVNAINEDSSNKSIDVMVGRIRNKLGDKSLIESVRGVGYKLLK; translated from the coding sequence ATGAAAAAAATATTAATGATTGAAGATGATTTAGAATTAGCGGAGATACTTACTGAGTATCTGCAGCAGTTTAAGTTTGAAGTCGTCACTGAAGACGATCCTTTTAAAGCAGTAAGTATACTTAAGTTAGAACCTTTTGATTTGGTTATTTTAGATTTAACTCTTCCGGGTATGGACGGCTTAGAGGTTTGCGAAGCGATTCGTGAAAGACAGGATATTCCTATTATTATCTCATCTGCCAGAAGTGATGTTACAGACAAGGTAAAAGCGCTTGAGCTTGGGGCAGATGACTATCTTCCAAAACCGTATGATCCGAGAGAACTTGAGGCTAGAATATATTCGGTTCTAAGACGCTATGAAGCAAAATCACAGCAAAAAGAGGAATCAAAAAGTGACTTTAAGTGTGATCCATCATCAATGATGATCTCATATAAAGGTAGAAATATTGACCTTACTAAAGCAGAATTTGGCATTTTGTCTTATATGATTTCAAAGCAGGGTTTGGTTGTTTCAAGAGAAGATTTGATACATAATGTAAATGCTATAAATGAGGATTCATCCAATAAAAGCATTGATGTAATGGTTGGAAGAATTAGAAATAAACTTGGGGACAAATCTCTTATAGAATCGGTAAGAGGCGTTGGTTATAAGCTTCTTAAGTAA
- a CDS encoding gluconate 2-dehydrogenase subunit 3 family protein — protein sequence MILNTRRNFFKQSFLGGAVLLFCNSSLYGAAEPLKTLTLVQEDLFPKAKELYVDTASYLLLILDHSRITASHKEFLRNGVQWLHEESLKLHGKLYYNLLEQERQEVLQEISEYGWGESWVDALLTYTMEALRSDAVYGVNKRDAAQRWLGFRAGLPRPKRAYL from the coding sequence ATGATTTTAAATACGCGAAGAAATTTTTTCAAACAAAGCTTTTTAGGTGGAGCTGTTTTGCTTTTTTGCAACTCCTCTTTATATGGAGCGGCAGAGCCTTTAAAAACTCTCACACTTGTTCAAGAAGATCTTTTTCCAAAAGCAAAGGAGCTCTATGTCGATACAGCTTCTTATTTGCTGCTTATTTTAGACCATTCAAGAATCACTGCTTCACACAAAGAGTTTCTTCGCAACGGTGTACAATGGCTTCATGAAGAGTCTCTAAAACTTCACGGCAAACTTTACTATAATCTTTTAGAACAGGAGCGGCAAGAGGTTTTACAAGAGATTTCAGAGTACGGATGGGGCGAGTCATGGGTAGATGCTCTTTTGACTTACACTATGGAAGCACTTCGGAGTGACGCAGTTTACGGTGTAAACAAAAGAGATGCGGCGCAAAGATGGCTTGGGTTTCGCGCGGGTTTACCGCGTCCAAAAAGAGCGTATCTATGA
- the gap gene encoding type I glyceraldehyde-3-phosphate dehydrogenase, with product MALKIAINGFGRIGRCVARIAATRDDVEIVAINDMASIDMMLYLLKNDSVHGTFGSEVVQLDAENITIDGKKIRVFSDRDPKNLKFADCGADMVLECTGVFLTQESAQVHINNGVEKVLFSAPAKDKDTPTFVLGVNEHLYEGQKIVSNASCTTNCLGPIAKVLDDAFGIEKGLMTTIHSYTNDQNILDVKHSKDKRRARAGAINMIPTTTGAAKAIGLVLPQLQGKLHGQSVRVPTPDVSMVDLNVIVKRKTTKEEVAAVFNEAAQTSLKGILLIDKEMRVSQDFVGCEYSSIVAEDLTQVIDDDMVKIMAWYDNEWGYSTRLLDMALHISK from the coding sequence ATGGCACTAAAGATAGCAATTAACGGATTTGGTAGAATCGGTCGTTGTGTGGCTCGAATTGCTGCAACAAGGGATGATGTAGAGATAGTGGCTATAAATGATATGGCAAGTATAGATATGATGCTCTATCTTCTTAAAAATGATTCTGTACATGGAACATTTGGCAGTGAAGTAGTGCAGCTTGATGCTGAAAACATCACGATAGACGGTAAAAAGATAAGAGTATTTAGCGATCGTGATCCAAAAAATCTTAAATTTGCAGACTGCGGTGCAGATATGGTTTTAGAGTGTACCGGTGTCTTTTTAACACAGGAATCTGCTCAAGTGCACATAAATAACGGTGTAGAAAAAGTTCTTTTTTCAGCTCCGGCAAAAGATAAAGATACGCCTACATTTGTTCTTGGTGTAAATGAACATCTTTATGAGGGACAAAAAATAGTCTCTAATGCTTCATGTACGACGAACTGTTTGGGGCCTATTGCAAAAGTACTTGATGATGCTTTTGGAATTGAGAAAGGTCTTATGACAACAATTCACTCATACACAAATGACCAAAACATACTCGATGTAAAGCACTCAAAAGACAAACGCCGAGCGCGTGCAGGAGCTATCAATATGATTCCTACTACAACGGGTGCTGCAAAAGCTATAGGTCTTGTTCTTCCTCAACTTCAGGGTAAACTTCATGGACAGAGTGTTCGTGTTCCTACTCCTGATGTTTCTATGGTAGATTTAAATGTAATCGTAAAAAGAAAAACTACAAAAGAAGAAGTTGCTGCCGTATTTAATGAAGCTGCTCAAACAAGCCTAAAAGGAATTCTTTTAATCGACAAAGAGATGCGCGTCTCTCAGGATTTTGTAGGGTGTGAGTACAGCTCAATCGTTGCAGAGGATTTAACACAGGTTATTGATGATGATATGGTTAAAATCATGGCATGGTATGATAACGAATGGGGATATTCGACAAGACTTTTAGATATGGCTCTTCATATAAGCAAATAG